Proteins encoded together in one Gemmatimonadota bacterium DH-78 window:
- the tyrS gene encoding tyrosine--tRNA ligase, whose protein sequence is MSVLDELAWRGLLQDSTDGTADHFAEGPRSVYIGFDPTADSLHVGSLLPIMILVHLQRAGHHPIALVGGATGLIGDPSFKNRERPLLTREAMEANAAGIRAQLEHFLDFETAENPARMRNNLDWLGQTNVLDFLRDTGKHFSVNAMLRKESVRRRVESDEQGISFTEFSYQLLQAADFVHLYREDGCTVQMGGSDQWGNITAGIDLVRRSAGGHAFGAVSPLVTTAAGTKFGKTEAGTVWLDANRTSPYRFYQFWVNVPDADVGRFLRYFTLMPREEIEALDAATEAEPHRRAAQKALAEEVTGRVHGEAGLARAKMATEALFGGSLDGLDADDIADIFADVPSSTTPGDALAGEGVELLDLLASTGLCSSKGDARRSIEGGGVYLNGVRVDDTGARVDAGAFVDGRFLVLRKGKRRYHLVEVAEG, encoded by the coding sequence ATGTCCGTACTCGACGAGCTCGCCTGGCGCGGTCTTCTCCAGGACTCCACCGACGGTACCGCCGACCACTTCGCCGAGGGCCCGCGGAGTGTCTACATCGGCTTCGACCCGACGGCCGACTCGCTCCACGTGGGGTCGCTGCTTCCGATCATGATCCTGGTGCATCTGCAGCGCGCCGGGCACCACCCGATCGCGCTGGTGGGAGGCGCCACCGGCCTGATCGGCGACCCCTCGTTCAAGAACCGGGAGCGACCGCTGCTCACCCGTGAGGCGATGGAGGCCAACGCCGCGGGCATCCGGGCACAGCTCGAGCATTTTCTCGACTTCGAGACCGCCGAGAATCCGGCGCGCATGCGCAACAATCTCGATTGGCTCGGGCAGACCAACGTGCTCGACTTCCTGCGCGACACCGGCAAGCACTTCTCCGTGAACGCGATGCTGCGCAAGGAGTCGGTGCGGCGTCGGGTGGAGAGCGACGAACAGGGGATCAGCTTCACCGAGTTCAGCTACCAGCTGCTGCAGGCGGCCGATTTCGTGCACCTCTACCGCGAGGACGGGTGCACCGTGCAGATGGGCGGCAGCGACCAGTGGGGCAACATCACCGCGGGGATCGACCTGGTGCGTCGTTCGGCCGGCGGCCACGCCTTCGGGGCGGTCTCTCCGCTGGTGACCACCGCCGCCGGCACGAAGTTCGGCAAGACCGAAGCCGGCACGGTGTGGCTCGACGCGAATCGCACCTCGCCGTACCGGTTCTACCAGTTCTGGGTGAATGTACCCGACGCCGACGTGGGCCGGTTCCTGCGCTACTTCACCCTGATGCCGCGCGAGGAGATCGAGGCGCTCGACGCCGCCACCGAGGCCGAGCCGCACCGCCGTGCGGCGCAGAAGGCTCTCGCCGAGGAAGTGACCGGGCGGGTGCATGGCGAGGCGGGGCTGGCGCGGGCGAAGATGGCCACCGAGGCGCTCTTCGGCGGGTCGCTCGACGGACTCGACGCCGACGACATCGCCGACATCTTCGCCGACGTGCCCTCGTCCACCACCCCGGGCGACGCGCTCGCCGGAGAGGGTGTGGAGCTGCTCGACCTGCTCGCCTCCACCGGGCTGTGCAGCTCGAAGGGCGATGCGCGCCGGTCGATCGAGGGGGGCGGCGTGTATCTCAACGGGGTGCGGGTCGACGACACCGGCGCCCGGGTCGACGCCGGGGCGTTCGTCGACGGCCGCTTCCTGGTGCTGCGGAAGGGCAAGCGCCGCTACCACCTGGTCGAGGTGGCCGAGGGCTGA
- a CDS encoding 1,4-dihydroxy-2-naphthoate polyprenyltransferase — MGTNTTTAIGLWVQAARPKTLPAAAAPVFIGAGLAALRDGFAPLPAGAVLLGALLIQIATNLANDYYDFLRGGDTEDRVGPVRVTQAGLIAPEQVRNAMILVLIAAGAVGAYLAWIGGWPMVVIGVVSLVLAVAYTGGPYPLAYHGLGDLFVFVFFGLVAVGGTVWVQQGVWPVEALWAGSGIGALSTAILVVNNLRDIPTDRAAGKRTLAVRIGVSASRAQYLALVVLGLAVPPLGIVAFGWPPATLATLVIGLAAIRPTRRVFGFTQPAQLLPALGETARLVALYGVILALALAFGG, encoded by the coding sequence GTGGGCACGAACACGACGACGGCGATCGGGCTGTGGGTGCAGGCCGCCCGGCCGAAGACGCTTCCGGCCGCCGCGGCCCCGGTGTTCATCGGCGCCGGGCTCGCCGCCCTGCGCGACGGCTTCGCCCCCCTGCCCGCGGGGGCGGTCCTGCTCGGCGCACTGCTGATCCAGATCGCCACCAACCTCGCCAACGACTACTACGACTTTCTCCGCGGCGGCGACACCGAGGACCGGGTTGGCCCCGTGCGCGTGACCCAGGCGGGGCTCATCGCGCCGGAGCAGGTGCGCAACGCGATGATCCTGGTGCTGATCGCCGCCGGTGCGGTGGGCGCCTACCTCGCCTGGATCGGCGGCTGGCCGATGGTGGTGATCGGGGTGGTGTCGCTCGTGCTCGCCGTCGCCTACACCGGCGGCCCCTACCCCCTCGCGTACCACGGGCTCGGCGACCTCTTCGTGTTCGTCTTCTTCGGACTGGTGGCCGTGGGCGGAACCGTCTGGGTGCAGCAGGGCGTCTGGCCGGTCGAGGCGCTGTGGGCCGGGTCGGGGATCGGCGCTCTCAGCACGGCGATCCTGGTGGTGAACAACCTGCGCGACATTCCGACCGACCGCGCCGCCGGCAAGCGCACCCTCGCGGTGCGCATCGGGGTGTCGGCCTCGCGCGCCCAGTACCTGGCCCTGGTCGTTCTCGGGCTGGCGGTGCCGCCCCTCGGCATCGTCGCCTTCGGCTGGCCTCCCGCCACCCTCGCCACCCTGGTGATCGGTCTCGCCGCGATCCGCCCCACCCGTCGCGTGTTCGGGTTCACGCAGCCCGCGCAACTGCTCCCCGCGCTGGGCGAAACGGCTCGACTGGTGGCCCTCTACGGCGTGATCCTGGCGCTGGCGCTCGCGTTCGGCGGATGA
- the menD gene encoding 2-succinyl-5-enolpyruvyl-6-hydroxy-3-cyclohexene-1-carboxylic-acid synthase, with translation MNRNTVHARVLVDELVRVGVTDLCIAPGSRSTPLILAAAARGPQGDGALRIRVFIDERSAAFFALGLGKATGRPAAVVTTSGTAVANLLPAVVESAWSETPLLLLTADRPARLREADANQVIDQRGIFGSYPVLALELPPPEVSDEALRHVRATAGRAVAASMGLPAGPVHLNLPYAKPLEPVPVPTDLPEGYPEAAEPGLSGRPDGGPWTRVGARRPRASVDEIEALARDFEGTERGVIVAGPHPEAERLGPVLRRFASAWGVPLLADPLSGGRHGPSAGATVIAGYDLLLRDPEAAAALRPDRIVRVGSTPTSAALVAWLGRHGDVPQTVVDAGRRWKDHQAIAHRSVPVCPVDALDRLTARGLEASGVEWLARWTRADEAVADQALAGPAHEGHLARAVVDALPPGTPLFVSSSMPVRDVDAFGGARDAALSVLGNRGASGIDGIVSTALGVAAGSGRATAALVGDLAFLHDLNGLLATRERDARLVLVVVNNDGGGIFHMLPVREREPAFTPYFATPHGADFEKAAGVYGVDYRRVAPEELGGSVSEALTSDRRGTLVLEVRTDRDDNSAAHAASVQRAIAAARSAL, from the coding sequence GTGAATCGCAACACCGTACATGCGCGGGTACTCGTCGACGAGCTCGTCCGCGTCGGCGTGACCGATCTGTGCATCGCACCCGGGTCGCGCTCCACCCCGCTGATTCTCGCGGCGGCGGCACGGGGCCCCCAGGGCGACGGCGCGCTCCGGATCCGCGTGTTCATCGACGAGCGTTCGGCGGCCTTCTTCGCCCTCGGCCTGGGCAAGGCCACGGGCCGACCGGCCGCGGTGGTCACCACCTCGGGCACGGCGGTCGCCAACCTGCTGCCGGCGGTGGTGGAGTCGGCGTGGTCGGAGACCCCGCTGCTGCTCCTCACCGCCGACCGGCCGGCGCGCCTGCGCGAGGCCGACGCGAATCAGGTGATCGACCAGCGCGGGATCTTCGGGAGCTATCCGGTGCTCGCCCTCGAACTGCCGCCGCCCGAAGTGAGCGACGAGGCGCTGCGTCACGTGCGGGCGACCGCCGGTCGCGCGGTGGCCGCTTCCATGGGACTGCCGGCCGGGCCGGTGCACCTCAATCTGCCCTATGCCAAACCGCTCGAGCCGGTGCCCGTGCCGACCGATCTGCCCGAGGGCTACCCGGAGGCGGCCGAGCCGGGGCTGAGCGGTCGCCCCGACGGTGGGCCGTGGACCCGCGTGGGAGCGCGGCGCCCGCGCGCCTCGGTCGACGAGATCGAGGCACTCGCGCGGGACTTCGAGGGCACCGAACGAGGCGTGATCGTGGCGGGGCCGCACCCCGAGGCGGAGCGCCTGGGGCCGGTGCTTCGCCGCTTCGCCTCGGCGTGGGGCGTGCCGCTCCTGGCCGATCCCCTCTCCGGGGGGCGCCACGGCCCCTCCGCCGGGGCGACGGTGATCGCCGGCTACGACCTCCTGCTCCGGGATCCCGAGGCCGCGGCGGCCCTGCGGCCGGACCGGATCGTGCGGGTCGGGTCGACGCCCACCTCGGCCGCCCTCGTCGCCTGGCTCGGCCGGCACGGCGACGTGCCGCAGACGGTGGTGGACGCGGGGCGCCGGTGGAAGGATCACCAGGCGATCGCGCACCGCAGCGTGCCGGTCTGCCCGGTGGATGCACTCGACCGGCTGACGGCCCGGGGACTCGAGGCGAGCGGCGTGGAGTGGCTCGCGCGCTGGACACGCGCCGACGAGGCCGTGGCGGATCAGGCGCTCGCGGGCCCCGCTCACGAAGGCCACCTCGCGCGCGCCGTCGTGGACGCCCTGCCCCCGGGCACGCCGCTGTTCGTGTCGAGTTCGATGCCCGTGCGCGACGTGGACGCCTTCGGCGGCGCCCGCGACGCGGCGCTGTCGGTGCTCGGCAACCGGGGCGCGAGCGGGATCGACGGGATCGTCTCCACCGCGCTGGGTGTGGCCGCGGGCTCCGGCAGGGCGACCGCGGCCCTCGTCGGCGACCTGGCCTTTCTCCACGATCTGAACGGGCTGCTCGCCACCCGGGAGCGCGACGCGCGGCTGGTGCTCGTGGTGGTGAACAACGACGGGGGCGGCATCTTCCACATGCTCCCCGTCCGGGAGCGGGAGCCGGCCTTCACCCCCTACTTCGCCACCCCGCACGGGGCCGACTTCGAGAAGGCCGCGGGGGTGTACGGGGTCGACTACCGGCGCGTGGCGCCGGAGGAGCTCGGCGGCTCGGTGTCGGAGGCGTTGACGTCGGATCGCCGGGGCACGCTCGTGCTCGAGGTCCGGACGGATCGCGACGACAATTCGGCGGCGCATGCCGCGTCGGTCCAGCGCGCCATCGCTGCCGCGCGCTCCGCGCTCTAG
- a CDS encoding BlaI/MecI/CopY family transcriptional regulator: protein MSDTVTLTELQIDLLDVLWERGEASTSQVCEAIEPTRGLALSTVATLLSRLEKKKVVAHRKEGRQYVYWATVSRGDVRRSMVRDLTRSLFGGDPAALVQHLVAAHEVDGGELDRIRALLDEADARQE, encoded by the coding sequence TTGAGCGATACCGTCACACTTACCGAATTGCAGATCGACCTCCTCGACGTGCTCTGGGAGCGCGGCGAGGCCTCGACGAGTCAGGTGTGTGAGGCCATCGAGCCCACTCGAGGGCTCGCGCTCTCCACCGTTGCGACGCTGCTGTCGCGGCTCGAGAAGAAGAAGGTCGTGGCCCACCGAAAAGAGGGGCGCCAGTACGTGTACTGGGCCACGGTGTCGCGCGGCGACGTCCGTCGGTCGATGGTGCGCGACCTCACCCGTTCCCTCTTCGGGGGCGATCCGGCGGCGCTGGTTCAGCACCTGGTGGCGGCCCACGAGGTCGACGGCGGGGAGCTCGACCGGATCCGAGCGCTGCTCGACGAGGCGGACGCCCGCCAGGAGTAG
- a CDS encoding DUF6174 domain-containing protein — protein MKRLRVRPTSALALILTVAGCGILEPGGSRASLDLARARALWASADLDDYDLRVERHCYCPSEGVVRVQVRSGERVATVIETTDDALPAQPAATEHPTVEELFALVAEAIDAGAAEIRVTYHAVLGYPVELWIDRSVNVADEEVGYTAELVAPGAESG, from the coding sequence ATGAAGCGACTCCGAGTTCGACCGACGTCGGCACTGGCGCTGATCCTGACGGTGGCGGGGTGCGGCATTCTCGAGCCGGGGGGCTCCCGGGCCAGCCTCGACCTCGCCCGCGCACGGGCGCTGTGGGCGTCGGCCGACCTCGACGATTACGACCTCCGGGTGGAGCGCCACTGCTACTGTCCGTCGGAGGGGGTCGTGCGCGTGCAGGTTAGGAGCGGGGAGCGGGTCGCCACCGTGATCGAAACCACCGACGACGCCCTTCCGGCGCAGCCGGCCGCCACGGAGCACCCCACCGTGGAGGAGCTCTTCGCCCTCGTGGCCGAGGCGATCGACGCCGGAGCGGCCGAAATTCGCGTGACCTATCACGCGGTGTTGGGCTACCCGGTGGAACTGTGGATCGACCGGAGTGTCAATGTGGCGGATGAGGAGGTCGGGTACACCGCCGAACTGGTCGCTCCGGGGGCCGAAAGCGGGTAG
- a CDS encoding acyl-CoA dehydrogenase produces MSTRSAAAPEAHWPDDRPGLIPVLPLVHVAWSDGILTAGEHRVFRELILESPALGPDDREALEPWLDPDSPPSPTAVRRLRDTIRTLAGPAAVDSVSLTELGYDIARESGGHRPWRDPDARHALAAAEAALGVLGREAVQRLLEPAAPEPEAPAPSLFDSERLADWLAQPRRELRDRILGLLQEPEFQMDIEIDRATHRQRALEAVQRLADEGIGALAYPEAYGGAASPAASVTAFETLAYGDLSVVVKFGVQFGLFGGSVYQLGTAKHHERFLERIGTLELPGCYAMTELGHGSNVRDLETIATWDAEADGFRIRTPHEGAGKEWIGNAALHGRMATVFAQLEVGGEAHGVHAFLVPIRDDDGKTMPGVRIADSGPKVGLNGIDNGRLWFDDVVVPRDALLDRFASVTEDGRYESPIPSAGRRFFTMLGTLVAGRISIAAASVSVAKTALTIGVRYSARRRQFGPEGRPEVAVLDYTTQRRLLLPRLAATYAHHFATRDLIERYEASLGEGADESATRELEVRAAGLKALASWHAMDTLQAVRESMGGRGYHAENRLGRLKNDTDIFTTFEGANVVLLQLVAKGLLTRFREQMGDLRLWSAVRYLADRAQTRVAELNPVIVRRDDEDHLRDPDFHRAAFEYREERLLGSVARRLKGRIDDGMESFDAMNAVQDHMVTLARAHTERRMLEAFLDGVRRAPTPGISESLRTLAGLFALSRLEADRAWFLEAGYFEPRKSEAIRAQVNALCAEVAEEAELLVDAFGIPDAVLQAPDGL; encoded by the coding sequence ATGTCGACCCGCTCCGCAGCCGCTCCCGAAGCCCACTGGCCCGACGACCGCCCCGGTCTGATCCCCGTCCTTCCGCTCGTGCACGTGGCCTGGTCGGACGGGATTCTCACGGCGGGGGAGCACCGCGTCTTCCGGGAGCTGATTCTCGAGAGCCCGGCCCTCGGACCGGACGATCGCGAGGCGCTCGAGCCCTGGCTCGACCCCGACTCGCCGCCCTCGCCCACCGCCGTGCGCCGGCTGCGCGACACCATCCGCACCCTCGCCGGCCCCGCCGCCGTCGACTCCGTCTCGCTCACCGAGCTCGGCTACGACATCGCGCGCGAGTCGGGGGGGCACCGACCGTGGCGCGATCCCGACGCCCGGCACGCGCTCGCGGCGGCCGAGGCGGCGCTCGGCGTGCTCGGCCGCGAGGCGGTGCAGCGCCTGCTGGAGCCCGCCGCCCCCGAGCCGGAGGCCCCCGCGCCCTCCCTCTTCGACTCCGAGCGGCTCGCCGACTGGCTGGCCCAGCCTCGCCGGGAGTTGCGCGATCGCATTCTCGGGCTGCTGCAGGAGCCCGAGTTCCAGATGGACATCGAGATCGATCGAGCCACACACCGGCAGCGCGCGCTCGAGGCGGTGCAGCGGCTCGCCGACGAGGGCATTGGCGCCCTCGCCTACCCCGAGGCCTACGGCGGTGCCGCTTCGCCGGCCGCCAGCGTGACCGCCTTCGAGACGCTCGCCTACGGCGACCTGTCGGTGGTGGTGAAGTTCGGCGTGCAGTTCGGGCTCTTCGGCGGCAGCGTCTACCAGCTCGGCACCGCGAAGCACCACGAGCGCTTCCTGGAGCGGATCGGCACCCTCGAGCTGCCGGGGTGCTACGCCATGACCGAGCTGGGCCACGGCTCCAACGTGCGGGATCTCGAGACGATCGCCACCTGGGACGCCGAGGCCGACGGCTTTCGCATCCGGACGCCGCACGAGGGCGCCGGCAAGGAGTGGATCGGCAACGCGGCGCTGCACGGTCGCATGGCCACCGTCTTCGCGCAGCTCGAGGTGGGGGGCGAGGCGCACGGCGTGCACGCCTTCCTGGTGCCGATCCGCGACGACGACGGCAAGACGATGCCGGGCGTCCGCATCGCCGACAGCGGCCCGAAGGTGGGCCTCAACGGCATCGACAACGGGCGCCTGTGGTTCGACGACGTGGTGGTTCCGCGCGACGCGCTGCTCGATCGCTTCGCCTCGGTCACCGAGGACGGGCGCTACGAGAGCCCGATCCCCTCGGCGGGGCGCCGCTTCTTCACCATGCTCGGCACCCTCGTGGCCGGGCGGATCAGCATCGCGGCCGCCTCGGTCAGCGTGGCGAAGACGGCGCTCACCATCGGGGTGCGCTACTCGGCCCGCCGGCGGCAGTTCGGGCCGGAGGGAAGGCCCGAGGTGGCGGTGCTGGATTACACCACGCAGCGCCGCCTTCTGCTGCCCCGGCTGGCCGCGACCTACGCCCACCACTTCGCCACCCGCGACCTGATCGAGCGCTACGAGGCGTCGCTGGGGGAGGGGGCCGACGAATCGGCCACCCGTGAACTCGAGGTGCGGGCGGCGGGGCTCAAGGCCCTCGCCTCCTGGCACGCCATGGACACGCTGCAGGCCGTGCGCGAGTCCATGGGCGGACGCGGCTATCACGCCGAGAACCGACTCGGCCGCCTGAAGAACGACACCGACATCTTCACCACCTTCGAAGGCGCCAACGTGGTGCTCCTCCAGCTGGTGGCGAAGGGGCTCCTGACCCGCTTCCGCGAGCAGATGGGCGACCTGCGGCTCTGGTCCGCGGTGCGGTATCTCGCCGACCGCGCCCAGACGCGGGTGGCCGAGCTGAACCCGGTGATCGTGCGCCGCGACGACGAGGATCACCTGCGCGACCCCGATTTCCACCGCGCCGCCTTCGAGTACCGCGAGGAACGGCTCCTCGGATCGGTGGCCCGCCGACTGAAGGGGCGCATCGACGACGGCATGGAGTCGTTCGACGCCATGAACGCCGTCCAGGACCACATGGTCACCCTCGCCCGCGCGCACACGGAGCGACGGATGCTCGAGGCCTTCCTCGACGGGGTGCGGCGCGCGCCCACCCCCGGCATCTCGGAGTCGCTGCGCACGCTGGCGGGCCTCTTCGCCCTGTCGAGGCTCGAGGCCGATCGCGCCTGGTTTCTCGAGGCGGGCTACTTCGAGCCGCGGAAGAGCGAGGCGATCCGCGCGCAGGTGAACGCCCTCTGCGCCGAGGTGGCCGAAGAGGCCGAGCTGCTGGTCGACGCCTTCGGCATTCCGGACGCCGTCCTGCAGGCTCCGGACGGGCTCTGA
- a CDS encoding flavin reductase family protein, producing MDTADFRELLSHWASTVAIIATRYGERIYATTITSFTPVAADPPTVVVSLGPNAQVLPFLFDGSRFAVSLLDETQGRVAEVCADPFPVGPSPFPDEGDPIVRDALAWVACSVHSIVEVPGSSRLIVGAVEEGAVGGGRPLLWHRRTSTRLADD from the coding sequence ATGGACACCGCTGACTTCCGGGAACTGCTCTCCCACTGGGCCTCGACCGTGGCGATCATCGCCACCCGCTACGGCGAGCGGATCTACGCCACGACCATCACCTCGTTCACCCCGGTCGCCGCCGACCCGCCCACGGTCGTGGTCTCGCTGGGGCCGAACGCACAGGTGCTCCCCTTTCTCTTCGACGGCAGTCGCTTCGCCGTGAGCCTGCTCGACGAAACGCAGGGGCGGGTGGCCGAGGTCTGCGCCGATCCCTTTCCCGTCGGGCCGAGCCCCTTCCCGGACGAGGGCGACCCCATCGTGCGCGATGCGCTGGCCTGGGTCGCCTGCAGCGTCCACTCCATCGTGGAGGTGCCGGGGTCGTCGCGGCTGATCGTGGGCGCGGTGGAGGAGGGCGCGGTGGGCGGCGGCCGCCCCCTGCTCTGGCACCGGCGGACCTCCACCCGCCTCGCCGACGACTGA
- a CDS encoding class I adenylate-forming enzyme family protein — translation MTDLLADAVRRAPGAIAADDGQRRWSWAELDREARGWEARLRDAGARRGRAVALALHPGLEALAALHGALRTGSLVAPLDPTLTAAEHGDALDALRPAVLVDGRGLHPGPGGATAERPGDAPGDLVLWTSGTSGRPRGVLLTLDGLRASAEGARLRLRLAPDDVWYASLSPAHVGGLALLTRAAILGCGLHLRGRFSLDDLVALIDAGAVTHASLVPTMLLRLLDARGDTPAPATLRCLLIGGAHTPPELARRALDAGLPIALTYGMTEASSQIATAPPDEVAADPTSVGRPLPGVDVEIDEEGGLRVRGVTLSPGLLGGEPLTDTDGWLETGDVAEWTADGRLRIVGRRSDRIVSGGVTVDAREVESALRAQPGVREACVVGVPDPVWGERVAALVVGGADPDTLEGALRHRLSPAKRPRVIRSAEALPLNRNGKVDRAAVRALFTHGPGGPPSPERGAPGHGHR, via the coding sequence ATGACCGACCTCCTGGCCGACGCCGTGCGGCGCGCCCCGGGAGCGATCGCGGCCGACGACGGGCAGCGCCGCTGGAGCTGGGCCGAGCTCGACCGGGAGGCGCGCGGCTGGGAGGCACGGCTCCGGGACGCCGGGGCGAGGCGCGGCCGCGCGGTGGCGCTGGCTCTGCACCCGGGTCTCGAGGCGCTCGCCGCACTCCACGGTGCCCTCCGGACCGGGTCGCTGGTGGCGCCGCTCGATCCGACGCTCACCGCCGCCGAGCACGGCGACGCCCTCGACGCCCTGCGCCCCGCGGTGCTGGTGGACGGCCGCGGTCTCCACCCGGGTCCCGGGGGTGCCACCGCCGAGCGACCCGGGGATGCACCCGGCGATCTGGTGCTCTGGACGTCGGGCACCTCGGGGCGGCCGCGGGGCGTGCTGCTCACCCTCGACGGACTGCGCGCCAGCGCCGAGGGCGCGCGCCTCCGCCTGCGCCTCGCGCCCGACGACGTCTGGTACGCCTCGCTGTCGCCGGCGCACGTGGGTGGGCTGGCGCTCCTCACGCGCGCGGCGATCCTCGGATGCGGGCTGCACCTGCGCGGGCGATTCTCGCTCGACGACCTCGTCGCGCTGATCGACGCGGGGGCGGTGACCCACGCCTCGCTCGTGCCCACGATGCTGCTGCGCCTGCTCGACGCCCGGGGCGACACCCCTGCGCCCGCCACCCTGCGCTGCCTGCTGATCGGCGGCGCGCACACCCCGCCCGAGCTCGCCCGTCGCGCCCTCGATGCCGGTCTCCCGATCGCCCTCACCTACGGCATGACGGAGGCCAGTTCGCAGATCGCCACGGCCCCCCCGGACGAGGTGGCCGCCGACCCGACGTCGGTAGGGCGCCCGCTGCCGGGCGTCGATGTGGAGATCGACGAAGAGGGGGGACTCCGCGTACGCGGCGTCACCCTCTCGCCGGGACTGCTCGGCGGGGAGCCGCTCACCGACACCGACGGTTGGCTCGAAACCGGGGACGTCGCCGAATGGACCGCCGACGGGCGACTCCGCATCGTCGGTCGGCGGAGCGACCGGATCGTCTCGGGGGGCGTGACGGTCGACGCTCGCGAGGTGGAGTCCGCGCTGCGGGCCCAACCCGGCGTTCGAGAGGCCTGCGTGGTGGGGGTGCCGGACCCCGTCTGGGGAGAGCGGGTGGCGGCGCTGGTGGTGGGGGGCGCGGACCCCGACACTCTCGAGGGCGCGCTCCGGCACCGACTCTCACCCGCGAAACGACCGCGAGTGATCCGGAGCGCCGAGGCGCTCCCCCTGAATCGCAACGGCAAGGTCGATCGCGCCGCGGTGCGCGCCCTGTTCACCCACGGACCGGGCGGACCTCCGAGCCCCGAGCGGGGTGCTCCGGGTCATGGACACCGCTGA
- a CDS encoding isochorismate synthase produces the protein MTVTVPVRGLTPWTFLRGAAGSARGFWARDERWIAHAGVAFDLQAEGADRFRRIRASIEALPHPSEDVRVRVYGGFAFRDDHAAGGAWSGFPSARFHLPEVEVTGDASGRGRLRLQRLADPTEVEATERELRAASEDLRERLERRPPEVAVPPAVSARADASGRRAWGDAIEAILAAIRGGRVRKAVLARTLDVHLGGRIDPVDLAETLWRRNPGTHLFLFEPSPGRALVGAAPEALATVRAGIFHATAVAGSVGVGESDDERARMGESLLSSAKDRAEHRMVVDDMVARLGPVATGIRAADEPELLPLARIQHLETAIRARVAPERHVLDLVAALHPTPAVCGVPRDEALALLHDEEPFERGWYAGPVGWCSVDGDGHFVPALRTAVGDGREWRLFAGAGIVEGSTAQGEWDETGIKFQPVLRALEARGVDPITPGTP, from the coding sequence GTGACCGTGACCGTGCCGGTCCGCGGCCTCACGCCGTGGACCTTCCTGCGGGGAGCGGCCGGATCCGCCCGGGGCTTCTGGGCTCGCGACGAGCGCTGGATCGCCCACGCCGGCGTCGCCTTCGATCTGCAGGCGGAGGGCGCCGATCGGTTCCGACGCATCCGCGCCTCCATCGAGGCGCTGCCCCACCCCTCGGAAGACGTGCGTGTGCGCGTATACGGAGGCTTCGCCTTTCGCGACGATCACGCGGCCGGCGGCGCCTGGTCGGGGTTCCCGAGCGCCCGCTTCCACCTGCCCGAGGTGGAAGTGACCGGAGACGCGTCGGGACGGGGACGGCTGCGGCTTCAGCGGCTGGCCGACCCGACCGAGGTCGAGGCGACCGAGCGGGAGCTGCGAGCGGCGTCCGAAGACCTGCGGGAGCGTCTGGAGCGCCGCCCGCCCGAGGTCGCGGTGCCGCCGGCGGTGTCGGCGCGGGCCGACGCCTCCGGTCGGAGGGCCTGGGGCGACGCCATCGAGGCGATCCTCGCCGCGATCCGGGGGGGGCGGGTGCGGAAGGCCGTGCTCGCGCGCACCCTCGACGTGCATCTCGGTGGCCGGATCGATCCGGTCGACCTCGCCGAGACCCTCTGGCGGCGCAACCCGGGCACGCATCTGTTTCTCTTCGAGCCGTCGCCCGGGCGCGCCCTCGTGGGCGCCGCCCCCGAGGCGCTGGCGACGGTGCGGGCGGGCATCTTCCACGCCACGGCAGTGGCGGGATCGGTCGGGGTGGGGGAGAGCGACGACGAGCGGGCGCGCATGGGCGAGTCGCTGCTGAGCAGCGCGAAGGATCGTGCGGAGCACCGAATGGTGGTGGACGACATGGTGGCGCGGCTCGGCCCCGTCGCCACCGGAATCCGCGCCGCCGACGAGCCCGAACTGCTCCCCCTGGCCCGCATCCAGCACCTCGAGACGGCGATCCGGGCTCGGGTGGCCCCCGAGCGGCACGTGCTGGATCTGGTGGCGGCGCTGCACCCCACCCCCGCGGTCTGCGGGGTGCCCCGCGACGAGGCCCTGGCGCTACTCCACGACGAAGAGCCGTTCGAGCGGGGCTGGTATGCGGGCCCGGTCGGCTGGTGCTCGGTGGACGGCGACGGCCATTTCGTGCCGGCGCTGCGCACCGCGGTGGGAGACGGCCGGGAGTGGCGCCTGTTCGCCGGAGCGGGCATCGTGGAGGGCTCCACCGCCCAGGGCGAGTGGGATGAGACGGGTATCAAGTTCCAGCCGGTGCTGCGGGCCCTGGAGGCCCGGGGCGTCGATCCGATCACGCCGGGGACTCCGTGA
- a CDS encoding arsenate reductase family protein has product MQVQIFGTKGCSDTRKAERFFKERRIRIHFMDLRQRAASKGELRRFVQKFGIDAVIDRESKRFRALGLHQAHYGDDRWLDILADEPGILRTPMVRHGNDLSIGYTPDAWAAWVD; this is encoded by the coding sequence GTGCAGGTGCAGATCTTCGGCACGAAGGGGTGCAGCGACACGCGGAAGGCCGAGCGTTTCTTCAAGGAGCGCCGCATCAGGATCCACTTCATGGATCTCCGACAGCGCGCCGCCTCGAAGGGCGAGTTGCGGCGATTCGTGCAGAAGTTCGGGATCGACGCGGTGATCGATCGGGAGTCGAAGCGCTTTCGTGCGCTGGGACTCCATCAGGCCCACTACGGCGACGACCGGTGGCTCGACATCCTGGCCGACGAGCCCGGCATTCTCCGCACTCCCATGGTGCGCCACGGCAACGACCTCAGCATCGGGTACACCCCCGACGCCTGGGCCGCCTGGGTCGATTGA